The following proteins are co-located in the Pedobacter sp. FW305-3-2-15-E-R2A2 genome:
- a CDS encoding site-specific integrase — translation MNSFELYLEKEGLKPNTVQQHRRYVEGFKGWMSSESLAITAISYSDVLDYADHLQKEGCSTGYVNRVLLSIRYYFSWLQQSSGVHNPAAGIRLKGAVRGIPHGLLEKAELDGLYEGYVVKDDRSQRNKVMLSLLIYQGITNEEMHHLKADHIQLKEGKIRIAAMGGSNSRTLKLEAFQIMELHEYLTVTRVKILAGSTDNRPGRKPEMMKPAAQISQLFISMNGSENLKNSLLHFNYALRKLNPKYKNAAQIRQSVITEWLKEKDLRTVQYMAGHKYVSSTERYQTTNLEDLKEALNKHHPLK, via the coding sequence TGGAAAAAGAAGGCTTAAAGCCAAATACGGTGCAGCAGCACCGCAGGTATGTGGAGGGGTTTAAGGGCTGGATGAGCTCAGAAAGCCTGGCCATTACCGCCATAAGTTACAGTGATGTGCTGGATTATGCCGATCATCTGCAAAAGGAAGGCTGCAGTACAGGTTATGTAAACCGGGTATTGTTGTCGATACGTTATTACTTCAGCTGGCTTCAGCAAAGCAGTGGTGTCCATAACCCTGCCGCAGGTATCCGGCTGAAAGGTGCTGTTCGGGGTATCCCGCATGGCCTGCTGGAAAAAGCAGAGCTGGATGGATTGTATGAAGGTTATGTGGTGAAAGATGACCGTAGCCAGCGGAATAAAGTGATGTTGTCGCTGCTGATCTACCAGGGCATCACCAATGAAGAAATGCACCACTTAAAAGCAGATCATATCCAGCTTAAAGAAGGGAAGATCCGGATTGCGGCAATGGGTGGCAGCAATAGCCGTACGCTTAAACTGGAAGCTTTCCAGATCATGGAGCTACATGAATACCTCACTGTTACCCGGGTTAAAATCCTGGCTGGCAGCACAGATAACAGGCCGGGAAGAAAGCCTGAAATGATGAAGCCTGCAGCGCAGATCAGTCAGCTGTTTATCAGTATGAACGGCTCTGAAAACTTAAAGAACAGTCTGTTACACTTCAATTATGCTTTAAGAAAGCTAAACCCTAAATATAAGAATGCGGCGCAGATCCGTCAGAGTGTCATCACTGAATGGCTAAAGGAAAAGGACTTAAGAACGGTTCAATATATGGCAGGCCATAAATATGTAAGTTCAACTGAACGTTATCAGACGACCAACCTTGAAGACCTGAAAGAAGCTTTAAACAAGCAC